Within the Photobacterium swingsii genome, the region CATTGCATTTGGTCACTCACATGCTGTATTCCCAAGTAAGAGCTTTGCCAACGTACCTGGCGCTGATATAGAAAAAGGTACCATCAATGGCGTAGCAGCTGTTATGCCGGGTCGCTGGGGTGATCACCTTGGTGTCGTTGACCTTGTACTTGAAAAAGAAGATGCAGGTTGGGAAGTCAGTGATGCGAAAACAGAAGCTCGCCCAATTTTTGATAAAGAAAAACGCGTAGCACTTGTTGAAGCAGACCAGAAAATGGTGAAAGCCGTTGAATCCGATCACAAGGCAACACGTACTTTTGTCAATCAACCGATTGGTAAAGCTAGCGATGTCATGTACAGCTACCTAGCCTTGGTACAAGACGATCCAACAGTGCAAATCGTCAACCTTGCACAAAAAGATTATGTTGAGCGCTTTATTCAAGGTGATCCTGACCTAGATGGTATTCCTGTTCTTTCTGCTGCTGCACCATTTAAAGCAGGCGGCCGTGGTAACGATCCAACAAACTTTACTGAAGTAGAGTCAGGTCAGCTAACATTCCGAAATGCAGCCGATCTTTACCTCTACCCAAATACCCTTGTTGCAATGAAAGTGACAGGTAAAGAAGTCAAAGAATGGCTTGAATGTTCAGCGGCACAATTTAACCAAATTGATGTCAACAGCACAGCACAACAAGGCCTGATCAATTGGGATGGTTTCCGCACTTACAACTTTGATGTGATTGATGGCGTTAACTATGCCATCGACATTTCTCAGCCAGCGCGTTACGACGGTGACTGTAAACTGGTGAATGCTGATGCTGAACGTATTCAAACGTTGACCTTTAACGGCAAACCGGTAGATCCAAAACAGGACTTCATTATCGCTACCAATAACTACCGCGCATACAGTGGTAAGTTTGCGGGTACAGGTGAGAAGTTTGTCGCATTTGCATCACCAGATGAAAACCGTACTGTACTATCAGATTACATCAGCCGAGTGAGCAAAGAGAAAGGTCAAGTGATCCCTAGCGCGGATAACAACTGGCACTTTGCACCACTGAAAAGTGACAAAAAACTCAACGTCACTTTTGAAACATCACCAACAGACAAAGCGGCTGCGTTTATTAAAGAGAAAGGCGTCTACCCGATGACTAACGTCGGTTCAGACAAGGTAGGTTTTGCGGTTTACCGTATCGATCTACAGGCAAAATAAAGTCATCTCCTTTCCCCCTTATAAAGACCGTCGCTTTTGCGGCGGTCTTTTTTTGTTATGCTATCTTTATTCTCACTTCTCAATGAGTTCAGCATGAAAGCAGCACTGCACCATTTTTTACGGCAATTTGGGTTAAATGATGAAGAGGCTCAAGCCGTTACCGCACAAGCAACCCCTCTGGAATTACCGACTCGCCATATCTTGATCCACCAAGGTCAAACCGCGGAACACTTTTACTTTTTAGCTGAGGGAGTATGCCACGCCTGTTACTTAACAGAAGAAGGTCGTGCTTTTAGTAAAGAATTCTACTGGGAACAAGAAACCATTATCGGCTTCGAAGCGCTAACCACGCATGGTCATTCCCCCTTTTTGCTTGAAACGCTGACCACCAGCCGTATCTTAGCCTTGCCAATTCGTTTACTCACACAATGGCGCACCCAACGCCACCCTGTTTATACCGCTTTGCTTGAACGACAGCTCACCTTTAAAGAAAACAAAGAGCGTTTTATGCTGATGTATAGTCCAGAGGAACGCTATCGATTATTTGCTAACAACTTTGCACAACTGGACGTTCAAATCACCGATAAACAACTCGCCTCTTATCTGGGGATCACAGCCACTAGCCTCAGCCGCATAAAAGCGCGACAGGATGAAGAGAAAGGCTTGAAAAAATAACGTAAAAAGAATGACTATTTGAGTAAAGCGATGATAAATAAAGCATCGCCACTATTTCGTAATAATGACTGGCTTTGAAAAGCCGCTCTTGAAGAGATGAGAATACCGTATGCAATGGCACTGTTTACCATTTGAACAACTGACAACTCACCAACTGTATGATCTGCTAAAAGCTCGTGTTGACGTCTTTGTGGTAGAGCAAAATTGCCCTTACCACGAATTAGATGAACATGACCGTCACCCAGACACGCAACATTTACTGGCTTACGATAATGATCAGTTAGTGGCGTATTTGCGTCTTCTTCCTGCAGGTGCGACTTACGATAATGTCAGCATAGGCCGAGTATTAACAACAAGTCATGCACGCGGAAAAGGTCTTGGTCATCAGTTATTAACGAAGGCACTGGACGCAGCACAAACACAATGGCCAGATCAAACCATAGACATTGGCGCACAAGATCATTTGCAAGCATATTATAAAGAATATGGATTTACGGCAATTTCAGCGATGTACTTAGAAGATGATATTCCGCACATTGATATGCGATTGGAAAAAACTATTACTCGTTAATCGAGCTTCACTTCCTCATCAAGCAACAAAG harbors:
- a CDS encoding bifunctional 2',3'-cyclic-nucleotide 2'-phosphodiesterase/3'-nucleotidase, translated to MKLSAKPLTIAVLGGLLTMAGPATAETIKLRILETTDIHMNVMDFDYYKDKPTLKTGLVRTATLVKEARAEVTNSLLVDNGDLLQGSPMGDYMADKGIKMGEIHPAYKAMNQLDYEVGNIGNHEFNYGLEFLKNSIAGANFPYINANVIDVKTGKNLFTPYIIKSHTLKDTDGIEHEVKVGYIGFVPPQIMIWDKKNLEGRVDALDIKQTAEKYVPQMKAEGADIIVAIPHSGISTDPYKVKAENSTYYLTDVKDIDVIAFGHSHAVFPSKSFANVPGADIEKGTINGVAAVMPGRWGDHLGVVDLVLEKEDAGWEVSDAKTEARPIFDKEKRVALVEADQKMVKAVESDHKATRTFVNQPIGKASDVMYSYLALVQDDPTVQIVNLAQKDYVERFIQGDPDLDGIPVLSAAAPFKAGGRGNDPTNFTEVESGQLTFRNAADLYLYPNTLVAMKVTGKEVKEWLECSAAQFNQIDVNSTAQQGLINWDGFRTYNFDVIDGVNYAIDISQPARYDGDCKLVNADAERIQTLTFNGKPVDPKQDFIIATNNYRAYSGKFAGTGEKFVAFASPDENRTVLSDYISRVSKEKGQVIPSADNNWHFAPLKSDKKLNVTFETSPTDKAAAFIKEKGVYPMTNVGSDKVGFAVYRIDLQAK
- a CDS encoding Crp/Fnr family transcriptional regulator — its product is MKAALHHFLRQFGLNDEEAQAVTAQATPLELPTRHILIHQGQTAEHFYFLAEGVCHACYLTEEGRAFSKEFYWEQETIIGFEALTTHGHSPFLLETLTTSRILALPIRLLTQWRTQRHPVYTALLERQLTFKENKERFMLMYSPEERYRLFANNFAQLDVQITDKQLASYLGITATSLSRIKARQDEEKGLKK
- a CDS encoding GNAT family N-acetyltransferase, whose protein sequence is MQWHCLPFEQLTTHQLYDLLKARVDVFVVEQNCPYHELDEHDRHPDTQHLLAYDNDQLVAYLRLLPAGATYDNVSIGRVLTTSHARGKGLGHQLLTKALDAAQTQWPDQTIDIGAQDHLQAYYKEYGFTAISAMYLEDDIPHIDMRLEKTITR